The sequence GTATAACATTCAAGCCCCAGAAGGTGAAGAACATCGTTACTTTTTTGCCACTTGCCGCCGCACCATTCGCAATAATAAAGGAAGCGATCGCCTTGTCGAGATCACCGCTGAAGACGACCATCGTACTGCCTTCAGGCGTTGAGAGCGTTGGTTTAGACGAATCCTTCAGCTCAGGCGGTTCCTTGCATAGATAGGCTTCAATAATGCCATTAGCCGCTTTGCTTACCTTAATCATTCGGTTTCTAGACATAACAGCCCACGACTGAATATCTTCGTAAAATCCCGGGTCGGATGCGCTCACGTGCAGCACCTGTCCTGCCTGCAGCTGATCCATCTTCTGCTTCACCTGAATCAGGGGTCCAGGGCAACATAGTCCACAAGCATCCAGCTCCGCATCGACTCGAAGTGCCAATTCATTCACTTTGGCGGTATCCAGCTTTGTTTCTGTGAGAGCGGGTTGGAGGACTTGTTTAGGTTCGATGGGTTGGTTCATATGGCTACCTGGCTTGTAAGCGGCCATTTGGTAGGTTTTGTAACCCCCTGTAAGATTTCGTACCTTATATCCTTTTTGAGTGAGAATTCTAGAAGCCGTATAGCCCCGTAGGCCTACTTGACAGTAGACCCAAATTTCTTTGGCAGGGTCCAATTCTTGCAATCTGTCGCGAAGCTCATCTACTGGAATAAGCAGCGAACCGGGGATATGCCCATTAGCATGCTCAATCTCCGAGCGAACGTCTACCAATTGCGTAGCTTCCTCATTTCGCGTCTCTAAATCCTGTGGGACGAATACTTCCGTTTTGCCTGTCAGGATATTTTCTGCCGTATAACCAGCCATATTAACTGGATCTTTGGCAGAAGAATACGGAGGAGCATAAGCCAACTCAAGTTCTGTCAAATCCGTGACCGTTCCCCGAAACCGGATGACAGTGGCGATATCATCAATTCGTTTGTCTACGCCATCAAAGCCGACGGCTTGCGCTCCCAGCACCGTTCCTGCGTCATTAAACAGCAGTTTAAGGGAAAGCGGCGTGGCTCCAGGATAGTAAGATGCATGGGAATTCGGATGAACGTAGGTTACATGATAAGGAATTTCCAGCCGCTGCAAGGTCTTCTCATTATTTCCTGTGGATGCGCCCGTTAAGCCGAATACCTTGATAATGGAAGTTCCCTGAGTCCCCTTATAAGTCGTCTCCAACCCACACACGTTGTCCGCTGCGATTCGCCCTTGTTTGTTGGCTGGGCCGGCCAGTGGGATAGCGGTTTTCTGGCCATTCACGAAATCTGTGACTTCTACTGCATCCCCAACGGCATACACATTGTTCAAGTTTGTTTCCAACTTGTCATTGACGATGATATGGCCGCGAGGGCCCAATTCCATTCCACTGTCTCTTAAAAAGGCTGTGTCCGGCGCTACGCCGATCGCTAGAATAACCATATCGCTGACTAGTACCCTACCGCTTGCTAGATACACTTCGATCTGATCATCTGTGTCTCGGAACGACTGTACACTTTGCGACAACAATAGATTAACGCCATTCTCTTCCAATTCTTTGGACAATGCGGAGGACATTTCAGCATCAAAGGGAGCCAAAATTTGCGGTCCTCCTTCGATCAAAGTCACATCCAAACCAATTTCCTTTAAGTTCTCGGCCATTTCCACACCGATAAAGCCTCCACCGATAACCACAGCTGAGCGCGTTTTTTCTTCTGTTACACGTTTTTTAATTCGGTCCGTGTCAGGGATGTTCCGAAGTGTGTGAATTCGGGTACTTTCAATGCCAGGCAAATTTGGGCGAAGCGGTTTAGCCCCAGGCGAAAGAATCAAGGAATCGTAGCTTTCCATATATTCGCCACGTTCCTTGCTGCGGACACGAACTTGTTTGTTCACCGGATCAATCCCCGTCACTTCACTTTCAATTCGAACATCAATGTTAAAGCGTTGGTACATACCTTCAGGTGTCTGCACCAGTAACTTCGAACGGTCTTTGATAGAATCCCCAATATAGTAAGGGAGCCCACAGTTGGCGAATGAAATATAGGGATCTCGCTCAAACATCACGATCTGTGCGTCCTCATCCAAGCGACGTAGTCTTGCTGCTGCCGATGCGCCACCGGCCACTCCACCGACGATCAGAACTTTGTTACTCATTATTTATTTCCTCCTTGAACATGATTT comes from Paenibacillus sp. 19GGS1-52 and encodes:
- a CDS encoding FAD-dependent oxidoreductase → MSNKVLIVGGVAGGASAAARLRRLDEDAQIVMFERDPYISFANCGLPYYIGDSIKDRSKLLVQTPEGMYQRFNIDVRIESEVTGIDPVNKQVRVRSKERGEYMESYDSLILSPGAKPLRPNLPGIESTRIHTLRNIPDTDRIKKRVTEEKTRSAVVIGGGFIGVEMAENLKEIGLDVTLIEGGPQILAPFDAEMSSALSKELEENGVNLLLSQSVQSFRDTDDQIEVYLASGRVLVSDMVILAIGVAPDTAFLRDSGMELGPRGHIIVNDKLETNLNNVYAVGDAVEVTDFVNGQKTAIPLAGPANKQGRIAADNVCGLETTYKGTQGTSIIKVFGLTGASTGNNEKTLQRLEIPYHVTYVHPNSHASYYPGATPLSLKLLFNDAGTVLGAQAVGFDGVDKRIDDIATVIRFRGTVTDLTELELAYAPPYSSAKDPVNMAGYTAENILTGKTEVFVPQDLETRNEEATQLVDVRSEIEHANGHIPGSLLIPVDELRDRLQELDPAKEIWVYCQVGLRGYTASRILTQKGYKVRNLTGGYKTYQMAAYKPGSHMNQPIEPKQVLQPALTETKLDTAKVNELALRVDAELDACGLCCPGPLIQVKQKMDQLQAGQVLHVSASDPGFYEDIQSWAVMSRNRMIKVSKAANGIIEAYLCKEPPELKDSSKPTLSTPEGSTMVVFSGDLDKAIASFIIANGAAASGKKVTMFFTFWGLNVIRKSAKVPVSKSLVGHMFGAMMPRGSRKLSLSKMNMLGMGAKMIRGVMKSNNVFSLEELIDTAIGQGVEIVACQMSMDVMGIKEQELIDGVLIGGVGYYLGKADQAGINLFI